One genomic segment of Motacilla alba alba isolate MOTALB_02 chromosome 1A, Motacilla_alba_V1.0_pri, whole genome shotgun sequence includes these proteins:
- the RAP1B gene encoding ras-related protein Rap-1b yields the protein MREYKLVVLGSGGVGKSALTVQFVQGIFVEKYDPTIEDSYRKQVEVDAQQCMLEILDTAGTEQFTAMRDLYMKNGQGFALVYSITAQSTFNDLQDLREQILRVKDTDDVPMILVGNKCDLEDERVVGKEQGQNLARQWNNCAFLESSAKSKINVNEIFYDLVRQINRKTPVPGKARKKSSCQLL from the exons ATGCGTGAATACAAGCTAGTAGTTCTTGGTTCTGGAGGTGTCGGAAAGTCTGCTCTG ACTGTACAGTTTGTTCAAGGAATATTTGTTGAAAAATACGATCCTACGATAGAAGACTCCTACAGAAAG CAAGTTGAAGTAGATGCACAACAGTGTATGCTTGAAATCTTAGATACTGCCGGAACG GAACAGTTTACAGCGATGAGAGATCTATACATGAAAAATGGACAAGGTTTTGCATTAGTATATTCCATCACAGCTCAGTCCACATTTAATGATTTACAGGATCTAAGAGAACAGATTCTTCGAGTCAAAGACACTGATGAT GTGCCTATGATTCTGGTTGGCAATAAGTGTGACTTGGAAGATGAAAGAGTTGTGGGAAAGGAACAAGGTCAGAACCTAGCAAGGCAATGGAATAACTGTGCATTCTTAGAGTCTTCTGCAAAATCAAAGATAAATGTTAACGAG ATCTTTTATGACCTTGTGCGACAAATTAACAGAAAAACTCCAGTGCCTGGAAAAGCACGCAAAAAGTCATCATGTCAGCTACTTTAA